ATCAAAGGTTCCAAGTACAACAAGGCGGCGTATGTCGAACTGCTGGGCATGCAGTTCGCGCTCTACAAGCTGGTGCAGGCCAAGGGTATTCTGGCGCTTGAGCCGCATATCGAAAACCCGCATGAGTCAACGCTGTTCGCCCGGTTCCCTACCTTCGCCGGCAATCATCACGCAGTGGAATTCGTCTGCGACTACCTGCGTATGGTGACGCTGGGCTCCAACAATGTGCACGAGATGGAAGCATTGATGGATGAGGAACTCGAAACCCATCATCAGGAACAGCATCGATTGATCGGCGCTGTTCAGGCGCTGGCCGACGGTACCCCCGCTCTCGGCATCGTGGCCGCTGTGCTTGGCGTGATCAAGACCATGGGCTCCATCGCCGAGCCCCCCGAAGTGCTGGGTCACATGATTGGTGGCGCTCTGGTGGGTACGTTCTTTGGCGTGTTCGTGGCCTATGGTTTTTTTGGTCCGATGGC
The DNA window shown above is from Devosia litorisediminis and carries:
- the motA gene encoding flagellar motor stator protein MotA, encoding MRLIIGIIVVFGCVFGGYAALGGHLEVLWQPWEFVIILGAAIGAFIIGNTGPIIKGTMGAMGTLIKGSKYNKAAYVELLGMQFALYKLVQAKGILALEPHIENPHESTLFARFPTFAGNHHAVEFVCDYLRMVTLGSNNVHEMEALMDEELETHHQEQHRLIGAVQALADGTPALGIVAAVLGVIKTMGSIAEPPEVLGHMIGGALVGTFFGVFVAYGFFGPMAQSLKNIYESESKYFLSLKAGMLAHISGQVPVMAVEFARKALMSEDRPSFAEIDEVVSNMPAAT